One Vibrio campbellii CAIM 519 = NBRC 15631 = ATCC 25920 genomic window carries:
- the folB gene encoding bifunctional dihydroneopterin aldolase/7,8-dihydroneopterin epimerase — protein sequence MALDKVFIEQLEVITTIGVYDWEQQIKQKLVLDIEMAHDNKPAGKSDDVQDALDYSQVSEAVLNHIENGRFLLVERVAEEVAELIMQRFSVPWVKIRLAKPGAVPQARAVGVVIERGQA from the coding sequence ATGGCTCTGGATAAAGTTTTTATTGAACAGTTAGAAGTAATCACCACCATCGGCGTTTACGATTGGGAACAGCAAATTAAGCAGAAGCTGGTTCTGGATATCGAAATGGCGCACGACAACAAGCCGGCGGGTAAGAGTGATGATGTTCAAGACGCGTTGGATTACTCACAAGTGAGCGAAGCGGTGTTAAACCACATCGAAAATGGTCGCTTTTTGTTGGTTGAACGCGTTGCAGAAGAAGTTGCAGAGCTTATCATGCAGCGCTTCTCTGTGCCTTGGGTCAAAATTCGCTTAGCGAAACCAGGTGCGGTTCCTCAAGCACGCGCGGTGGGCGTTGTGATTGAGCGAGGCCAAGCATGA
- a CDS encoding general secretion pathway protein GspB codes for MSVMKHVGLFLLPISVTAVGAAWYLDLFAQEAPESVVVEKAQALAKPVTPTVKAKFESLNYPDEPQLAQLEREWPTAELSQDYGTFVDQNYAANNAIPGEQDLLEPSQQTVKTSPSMQSHDDLGLSLDDLDLSSLSPDLALKVESALSNNDQPSLNSSSSVGDLEREARQWHGRLPALNLQTHMYSSDANRRWVKINNVEYHQGDVVDGQVTLKEIQPQAVIVEFQGEQIRIPALYEWKG; via the coding sequence ATGTCAGTCATGAAGCATGTTGGACTCTTCCTGTTACCAATCAGTGTTACTGCGGTTGGAGCAGCTTGGTACTTGGATCTGTTTGCTCAAGAGGCGCCTGAATCCGTGGTCGTAGAGAAAGCACAAGCGCTAGCTAAGCCAGTAACGCCAACGGTGAAAGCAAAGTTTGAAAGTTTGAATTATCCAGACGAACCACAATTGGCGCAGTTGGAACGAGAGTGGCCTACCGCTGAGCTATCGCAAGATTACGGTACTTTTGTCGATCAAAACTATGCGGCTAACAACGCAATTCCTGGGGAGCAGGATCTTTTAGAACCTTCACAACAAACGGTGAAAACCAGCCCGAGCATGCAGAGTCATGATGACCTTGGTTTATCGCTCGATGATCTCGATTTGTCCTCGTTGTCGCCAGATTTGGCGCTGAAAGTTGAAAGTGCTTTATCAAACAATGATCAACCGTCACTGAATAGCTCTTCATCTGTTGGTGATCTGGAGCGTGAAGCTCGCCAGTGGCATGGTCGCTTGCCAGCACTGAACTTACAGACGCACATGTATTCAAGTGATGCAAACCGTCGTTGGGTGAAGATTAACAACGTCGAATACCATCAAGGTGATGTGGTTGATGGACAAGTCACACTAAAAGAGATCCAACCGCAAGCAGTGATCGTCGAATTCCAAGGGGAACAAATCCGCATACCTGCGCTGTATGAGTGGAAAGGGTAA
- a CDS encoding undecaprenyl-diphosphate phosphatase: protein MSYFEAFILALIQGLTEFLPISSSAHLILPSAILGWEDQGLAFDVAVHVGTLMAVVIYFRQEVITLFQALFASIFKGDRSKEAKLAWMIVIATIPACVFGLLMKDIIEVYLRSAYVIATTTIIFGLLLWWVDKNAELVADEYQTGWKKALFIGIAQALAMIPGTSRSGATITAALYLGFTREAAARFSFLMSIPIITLAGGYLGMKLVTSGEPVHIGFLLTGIVTSFISAYICIHFFLKMISRMGMTPFVIYRLILGFGLFSFLLMA, encoded by the coding sequence ATGAGTTACTTTGAAGCCTTTATTCTGGCTCTGATTCAGGGTCTGACAGAGTTTTTGCCAATTTCCAGCTCTGCTCACTTGATCCTGCCTTCAGCCATTCTTGGTTGGGAAGACCAAGGCTTGGCATTTGATGTTGCCGTTCACGTTGGTACGCTAATGGCGGTGGTGATCTATTTCCGTCAAGAAGTGATCACGCTTTTCCAAGCACTGTTCGCCTCGATCTTTAAAGGTGATCGCAGCAAAGAAGCTAAACTGGCGTGGATGATCGTGATTGCAACGATCCCAGCGTGTGTATTTGGCCTACTGATGAAAGACATCATCGAAGTTTACCTGCGCAGTGCTTACGTGATTGCAACCACCACGATCATCTTTGGTCTGCTGCTTTGGTGGGTAGATAAGAATGCAGAGCTAGTGGCGGATGAGTACCAAACTGGCTGGAAGAAAGCCTTGTTCATTGGTATTGCTCAAGCGTTGGCGATGATTCCTGGTACGTCACGCTCTGGTGCAACAATTACTGCTGCTCTTTACCTAGGCTTCACTCGTGAAGCGGCCGCGCGTTTCTCATTCCTAATGTCTATCCCAATCATTACCTTAGCGGGTGGCTACCTAGGTATGAAGTTGGTGACAAGCGGTGAACCAGTACACATTGGCTTCCTACTAACGGGAATTGTGACGTCATTTATCAGTGCTTACATCTGTATTCACTTCTTCTTGAAGATGATTTCACGTATGGGCATGACACCATTCGTAATTTACCGCCTGATTCTAGGTTTCGGCCTGTTTTCGTTCTTGCTAATGGCTTAA
- a CDS encoding inorganic phosphate transporter → MDILANYGTVLIIVAAIFGFMMAIGIGANDVANAMGTSVGSKALTVKQAIIIAMIFEFAGAYLAGGEVTDTIRKGVIETSLFASQPDILVYGMMSALLAAGTWLLLASYMGWPVSTTHSIIGAIIGFACVSVGTEAVDWSSVQGIVGSWIITPVISGFFAYVIFVSAQRLIFDTENPLFNAKRFVPVYMFITTMVIALVTIKKGLKHVGLHLSNGEAWMWAAIVSAAVMAGGYFYIQKKFANREEDHSFAGVEGIFSVLMVITACAMAFAHGSNDVANAIGPLSAVVSTVEHMGEVTAKSTIAWWILPLGGFGIVVGLATLGHKVMATVGTGITELTPSRGFAAQLATACTVVLASGTGLPISTTQTLVGAVLGVGFARGIAALNLGVVRNIVASWIVTLPAGALLAVVFFYGIQAMFS, encoded by the coding sequence ATGGATATCCTTGCGAACTACGGCACTGTCCTGATTATTGTTGCAGCGATTTTTGGTTTCATGATGGCGATTGGTATTGGCGCGAACGACGTTGCTAATGCTATGGGTACATCTGTTGGCTCAAAAGCGCTTACCGTTAAACAAGCGATCATTATTGCAATGATCTTTGAATTTGCGGGTGCATATCTTGCAGGCGGTGAAGTAACCGACACTATCCGTAAAGGTGTTATCGAAACATCTCTATTTGCTAGCCAACCTGACATTCTCGTCTACGGCATGATGTCAGCGCTTCTTGCGGCTGGTACTTGGCTTCTACTTGCTTCTTACATGGGCTGGCCTGTATCAACGACTCACTCAATCATCGGTGCAATCATCGGTTTTGCGTGTGTGTCTGTGGGTACAGAAGCAGTTGACTGGAGCAGTGTTCAAGGGATTGTCGGTAGCTGGATTATTACTCCGGTTATCTCAGGCTTCTTTGCTTACGTTATCTTTGTCAGCGCACAGCGTCTGATCTTTGATACTGAGAACCCACTATTCAACGCGAAACGATTCGTTCCAGTGTACATGTTCATCACGACTATGGTGATTGCACTTGTAACGATTAAGAAAGGTCTGAAACATGTTGGCCTTCACCTAAGTAATGGTGAAGCGTGGATGTGGGCAGCAATCGTCTCTGCTGCAGTAATGGCAGGCGGTTACTTCTACATTCAGAAGAAATTCGCGAACCGCGAAGAAGACCACAGCTTTGCTGGCGTAGAAGGCATCTTCAGCGTACTAATGGTTATCACAGCGTGTGCAATGGCATTCGCACACGGTTCAAACGACGTAGCTAACGCGATCGGTCCACTGTCTGCCGTTGTTTCAACAGTTGAACACATGGGTGAAGTTACAGCGAAAAGCACAATCGCATGGTGGATTCTTCCTCTGGGTGGTTTTGGTATCGTAGTTGGTCTAGCAACGCTAGGTCATAAAGTAATGGCTACCGTTGGTACTGGTATTACTGAACTAACACCAAGCCGTGGCTTTGCAGCTCAGCTAGCAACAGCATGTACGGTAGTTCTAGCATCAGGTACTGGTCTACCTATCTCTACTACTCAAACTCTAGTAGGTGCGGTTCTAGGTGTAGGTTTCGCTCGCGGTATCGCAGCACTTAACCTAGGCGTGGTTCGTAACATCGTTGCATCTTGGATCGTTACGCTACCAGCAGGCGCACTATTGGCAGTAGTATTCTTCTACGGCATCCAAGCGATGTTCTCGTAA
- the plsY gene encoding glycerol-3-phosphate 1-O-acyltransferase PlsY gives MDALALIMTMAAYLLGSISSAVLICRLLRLPDPRKVGSNNPGATNVLRIGGKGAAVAVLLCDMLKGTIPVWGGYFLGIDPIILGVIAIAACLGHMYPIFFHFKGGKGVATALGAIAPIGLDLTGLVMLTWLSVAVLFRYSSLAALVTVLVTPFYTWMFKPQYTLPVAMLCCLIVFKHHQNIRRLLSGEEPKIGEKKLIEKNSA, from the coding sequence ATGGACGCACTGGCACTGATAATGACAATGGCCGCCTATTTGCTGGGTTCGATCTCCAGTGCGGTGCTGATTTGTCGTTTATTAAGGTTGCCAGACCCGCGTAAAGTGGGGTCCAATAACCCAGGTGCAACCAATGTGTTACGCATCGGCGGAAAAGGCGCGGCGGTCGCAGTATTGCTCTGCGATATGCTCAAAGGCACCATACCTGTTTGGGGCGGTTACTTCCTTGGTATCGACCCTATCATACTTGGCGTCATCGCTATTGCAGCCTGTCTTGGTCATATGTATCCGATCTTCTTCCATTTTAAAGGTGGAAAAGGTGTAGCAACGGCACTTGGCGCAATTGCCCCTATCGGTTTGGATTTAACAGGGTTGGTGATGCTAACTTGGTTGTCGGTCGCGGTGCTATTTCGCTACTCTTCTTTGGCTGCATTAGTGACGGTCTTAGTTACCCCGTTTTATACGTGGATGTTCAAACCCCAATACACTCTGCCCGTTGCCATGCTGTGCTGCTTGATTGTATTTAAGCATCACCAAAATATCCGCCGTTTATTGTCTGGCGAAGAGCCTAAAATTGGCGAAAAGAAACTGATAGAAAAAAACTCGGCTTGA
- a CDS encoding inorganic triphosphatase — METEIELKFFVSPEFSETLRAKISETKVLQHSSRELGNTYFDTADKWLRKHDIGLRIRRFDDVFVQTVKTAGRVVAGLHQRPEYNAEHTSNEPDLTLQPSDIWPTGKDVATLQAELTPLFSTNFTREQWLIGMPDGSQIEVAFDQGAVIAQGEDGEERQDPICEVELELKSGQTEALFTLARSLCDAGGMRLGNLSKAAKGYRLASGYAGDEVKPLALVDSTKNDTVEYCLINSLEHALSHWHYHEQIYAERDCVESLREIVNAIRFIRQTFTIFGSMVPRRASAILRQEMKWLEEELEWLDEHAHLEELLDDKGNVLRKLDARKFLVSELTQQLGELPSREAVLELLSSARYTSLLLDLSRWILTRGWQPFLDDKAREKMSSNIQAFSVKQLDRTWAELMEAFPAERDLSAQEYVDQRYRLLRNLYTGIGFASLYDAEERTSFRLPWADLVHGIDDLLMLNHLLPLVGMLEGEEQEQLERWLHRQERSILHAMDQTRAISVEVEPYWQE, encoded by the coding sequence ATGGAAACCGAGATAGAACTGAAGTTTTTTGTTTCTCCTGAATTTTCAGAAACTTTAAGAGCTAAAATTTCCGAAACAAAAGTACTTCAGCACAGTAGTCGTGAGTTAGGTAACACTTACTTTGATACCGCTGATAAATGGTTAAGAAAGCACGACATTGGTTTAAGAATTCGCCGTTTTGATGATGTTTTTGTCCAAACCGTAAAAACAGCAGGACGCGTTGTTGCGGGCCTTCATCAAAGACCAGAATACAACGCTGAGCACACCAGTAATGAGCCAGACCTCACGCTTCAACCTTCTGACATCTGGCCAACAGGTAAAGATGTCGCAACACTGCAAGCGGAGCTGACGCCTCTATTCTCTACTAACTTTACTCGCGAACAGTGGCTGATTGGTATGCCTGATGGCAGCCAAATTGAAGTCGCATTTGACCAAGGTGCTGTGATTGCCCAAGGTGAAGATGGCGAAGAGAGACAAGACCCTATCTGTGAAGTTGAGCTAGAGCTGAAATCTGGTCAAACAGAAGCGCTGTTCACGCTGGCTCGCAGCTTGTGTGACGCTGGCGGTATGCGTCTGGGTAACTTAAGCAAAGCGGCTAAAGGCTACCGTTTAGCAAGTGGCTACGCTGGTGATGAAGTCAAACCACTAGCATTAGTGGACAGCACGAAAAACGACACCGTTGAATACTGCCTAATTAATTCACTAGAGCATGCGTTATCGCATTGGCACTACCACGAGCAAATCTACGCTGAGCGTGATTGTGTTGAATCACTACGTGAAATCGTCAATGCGATTCGCTTTATCCGCCAAACTTTCACAATTTTTGGCAGTATGGTGCCGCGCCGAGCAAGTGCTATTTTGCGCCAAGAAATGAAGTGGCTCGAAGAAGAGCTAGAGTGGCTGGATGAACACGCGCACTTGGAAGAGCTGCTGGATGATAAAGGCAACGTGCTGCGTAAGCTTGATGCACGTAAGTTCTTAGTGTCTGAGCTGACTCAACAATTAGGTGAGCTCCCAAGTCGCGAAGCAGTGCTAGAACTACTGAGTTCGGCACGTTACACCAGTTTACTGCTGGATTTGAGCCGTTGGATCTTAACGCGCGGTTGGCAGCCATTCCTTGATGATAAAGCGCGCGAAAAGATGTCGAGCAACATCCAAGCCTTCTCTGTGAAGCAATTGGATCGCACTTGGGCTGAGCTGATGGAAGCCTTCCCTGCCGAGCGCGACTTATCAGCACAAGAGTACGTGGATCAACGTTACCGCTTGCTGCGTAACCTTTACACAGGTATTGGTTTTGCGAGTTTGTACGATGCCGAGGAGCGTACCAGCTTCCGTCTACCGTGGGCGGATTTAGTGCACGGCATTGATGACCTACTGATGCTTAACCATCTGTTGCCATTAGTTGGCATGTTAGAAGGGGAAGAGCAAGAGCAACTTGAGCGTTGGTTACATCGCCAAGAGCGTTCCATTCTGCATGCGATGGATCAGACTCGAGCCATCAGTGTTGAAGTCGAACCCTACTGGCAAGAATAA
- a CDS encoding ExeA family protein, which produces MYKDFFGFVELPFSIVPNSRYLYLSQRHKEAITHLQAGLGDGGGFAMLTGEVGTGKTTVAKAMLANLDENTKAGLILNPTFSSRDLLEAICDEFKVTYPQDATLKQLNQAIHDYLLRNHKSGWTTLLVIDEAQHLAADVLEQLRLLTNLETDTRKLLKVLLVGQPELQRLLQTTQLRQLAQRITGRYHLLPLDDKETADYITFRLHTAGGDKQLFDRSSTKLIAKYSHGIPRLINLICDKSLNMSYHKGNLTVDKQTVHQACEEVMQFQAEIYQQDKPVRRSFEWPTWGSAAIGVCAAVGIGWAVMQQMPLKLAASTQPVQVAQVTALQAVAPVVNDQLTNEQRNMLLEQTQSNLAVNELYKLWGYRASVRDNLCLSEPQSTMRCERKMATWPLLVQQNRPVILELNYQGQVGYVILYAIGDNKVEVLNGSQRLRLPVSWLKPLWQGNIIELWQAPLKDTLRLDMEGPAIDVLDQLLAQAVNEQPLGSDIYDGALKERVELFQRWQGIGVDGIAGKHTLERLQQSVQIDAPQLKQINEEDA; this is translated from the coding sequence ATGTATAAGGACTTTTTCGGGTTTGTTGAACTGCCATTTTCGATTGTTCCAAACTCGCGTTATCTGTATCTGAGCCAACGTCATAAGGAGGCGATCACACATCTCCAAGCAGGGTTAGGTGATGGTGGTGGTTTTGCCATGCTAACTGGCGAGGTGGGGACAGGTAAAACCACGGTCGCAAAAGCCATGCTGGCGAATTTGGATGAGAACACCAAAGCTGGGTTGATTCTAAACCCAACGTTTTCGAGCCGAGATCTGCTCGAAGCCATCTGTGACGAATTCAAAGTCACTTACCCTCAAGATGCGACACTCAAACAGCTTAACCAAGCGATTCATGATTACCTGCTGCGCAATCATAAATCGGGTTGGACAACCCTGTTGGTGATTGATGAAGCTCAGCACTTGGCAGCAGATGTGCTTGAGCAATTACGCCTGTTAACTAACTTAGAAACGGATACACGTAAGCTGCTCAAAGTGTTGTTGGTTGGTCAGCCAGAATTACAGCGTTTATTGCAAACCACACAACTGCGTCAGCTTGCTCAGCGTATTACCGGTCGTTACCACTTACTGCCACTGGATGACAAAGAAACCGCAGACTACATCACTTTCCGTTTGCATACTGCTGGTGGCGATAAACAGCTGTTTGACCGCAGTTCGACTAAGTTGATTGCCAAATACAGCCACGGTATTCCACGCTTGATTAACCTGATTTGTGATAAATCACTGAACATGAGTTATCACAAAGGCAATTTGACGGTGGATAAGCAAACCGTGCATCAAGCGTGTGAAGAGGTGATGCAGTTCCAAGCCGAGATTTACCAACAAGACAAACCTGTTCGCCGCAGTTTTGAGTGGCCGACTTGGGGCTCGGCAGCAATCGGTGTTTGTGCCGCTGTTGGTATTGGTTGGGCTGTCATGCAACAAATGCCTTTAAAGCTGGCCGCAAGCACTCAGCCAGTTCAGGTCGCTCAAGTAACGGCACTACAAGCCGTTGCGCCTGTGGTTAATGATCAATTGACGAATGAACAGCGCAATATGTTGCTAGAGCAGACTCAATCGAATCTAGCGGTGAACGAGCTTTACAAGCTTTGGGGGTATCGAGCTTCGGTACGTGACAACTTGTGTTTATCGGAGCCTCAATCGACCATGCGTTGTGAACGTAAAATGGCGACATGGCCATTGCTGGTACAACAAAACCGTCCGGTGATTTTAGAGCTCAACTACCAAGGCCAAGTGGGCTATGTGATTCTTTACGCGATTGGTGATAACAAAGTCGAAGTACTCAACGGTAGCCAACGCCTTCGTTTGCCTGTGTCATGGCTCAAGCCGTTATGGCAAGGCAACATCATCGAACTTTGGCAAGCGCCGCTTAAAGATACTCTGCGCTTAGATATGGAAGGACCTGCGATTGACGTGCTTGACCAGTTATTAGCACAAGCCGTGAACGAGCAACCGCTTGGCAGTGACATTTACGATGGCGCACTGAAAGAGCGGGTCGAGTTGTTCCAGCGTTGGCAAGGAATTGGTGTTGATGGCATTGCAGGTAAACACACCTTAGAACGTTTGCAGCAGAGCGTTCAAATTGATGCTCCACAGCTAAAACAGATAAATGAGGAGGACGCATAA
- the folK gene encoding 2-amino-4-hydroxy-6-hydroxymethyldihydropteridine diphosphokinase — protein MIKTYIGVGTNIEREHHALVAYQELQKLGCDLCVSPIYECEPIGFSSQNFYNFVISFFTELSLEELSHRLRKIEFQWGREENAQKYQDRTLDLDIVLFGECISQQKPELPRSDIYKYPFVTKPLYDLEPQLVIPGDGRTIADIWQAMQPVDSLKPVSFSL, from the coding sequence ATGATCAAAACGTATATCGGCGTAGGCACCAATATTGAAAGAGAGCACCACGCACTTGTGGCTTATCAAGAGCTGCAAAAGCTTGGCTGCGATCTGTGTGTTTCGCCGATATATGAATGCGAGCCTATTGGCTTTAGCAGTCAAAATTTCTACAACTTCGTGATTAGTTTCTTCACGGAGTTGTCACTCGAAGAGTTGAGTCACCGCTTACGCAAGATTGAATTTCAGTGGGGGCGTGAAGAAAACGCGCAAAAGTATCAGGATCGAACCTTAGATCTCGATATAGTCTTGTTCGGTGAGTGTATTTCGCAGCAAAAACCTGAGCTACCTCGCAGTGATATCTACAAATATCCTTTTGTAACAAAGCCCCTGTATGATCTCGAACCTCAATTGGTGATCCCCGGCGATGGCAGAACAATCGCAGATATTTGGCAGGCGATGCAGCCCGTCGATTCACTCAAACCAGTTTCCTTTTCACTTTAA
- a CDS encoding multifunctional CCA addition/repair protein: protein MQVYLVGGAVRDHLLGIDSYDKDWVVVGSTPEMMQSQGYTAVGKDFPVFLHPKTKEEHALARTERKSGAGYTGFECFFDQSVTLEEDLIRRDLTINAMAMDEDGNLYDPYGGQKDIDAKVLRHVSQAFIEDPLRVLRVARFAAKLAHLGFSVAEETMQLMRDMAESGELSTLTPERVWQEWHKSLSTSRPDVFLSVLRDCGALAVVLPEIDALFGVPQPEKWHPEIDTGIHTLMVAQQAAKLSDSLPVRFAAQVHDLGKGVTPESEWPSHKMHCHTGLKLIKKLCDRVRVPNEFRDLALMVCEQHSNIHRAAELKPQTIIKVLNKFDVWRKAERLQNILICCQADHAGRKGLEDQPYPQAELFMRAYQAAASVDVQAIIKDGFKGPAIRDEQEKRRAEAVKVALGK, encoded by the coding sequence GTGCAAGTTTATTTAGTTGGTGGTGCAGTTCGAGATCATTTGCTCGGAATAGACAGTTATGACAAAGATTGGGTGGTCGTCGGCTCGACACCAGAAATGATGCAAAGCCAAGGCTACACTGCTGTCGGGAAAGACTTTCCTGTGTTTCTTCATCCCAAGACTAAAGAAGAGCACGCCCTTGCACGAACCGAAAGAAAATCTGGCGCGGGTTACACTGGCTTTGAATGTTTCTTTGATCAAAGCGTCACGCTAGAAGAAGACCTCATCCGTCGCGACCTCACTATCAACGCCATGGCGATGGATGAAGATGGCAACTTATATGACCCTTATGGCGGCCAAAAAGATATTGATGCAAAAGTACTGCGTCATGTCTCGCAGGCTTTTATTGAAGACCCTTTGCGTGTTTTACGTGTTGCTCGCTTCGCGGCTAAGTTAGCGCACTTAGGTTTTAGTGTCGCAGAGGAAACCATGCAGCTGATGCGCGATATGGCCGAATCCGGCGAGCTAAGCACGCTAACGCCAGAACGCGTTTGGCAAGAATGGCATAAGTCGCTTTCTACCTCTCGCCCCGACGTGTTTTTATCCGTTTTAAGAGATTGCGGTGCATTAGCCGTTGTCTTGCCAGAAATTGATGCGCTGTTTGGTGTACCTCAGCCAGAGAAATGGCATCCAGAGATCGATACGGGCATCCACACCTTAATGGTCGCGCAGCAAGCTGCGAAGCTCAGCGATTCACTGCCAGTACGCTTTGCAGCGCAAGTGCATGATTTGGGTAAAGGTGTAACGCCAGAAAGCGAATGGCCAAGTCATAAAATGCATTGCCACACAGGTTTAAAACTTATCAAGAAGCTGTGCGATCGCGTACGAGTGCCAAATGAGTTCCGTGACTTAGCATTAATGGTTTGCGAGCAACACTCTAACATCCACCGAGCAGCCGAGCTTAAACCACAAACCATCATCAAAGTCCTCAACAAGTTTGATGTGTGGCGCAAGGCTGAGCGTCTGCAAAATATCTTAATTTGCTGCCAAGCCGATCATGCTGGCCGAAAGGGGCTAGAAGACCAACCGTACCCGCAAGCAGAACTGTTTATGCGCGCTTATCAAGCCGCGGCATCGGTTGATGTGCAAGCCATTATTAAAGACGGTTTCAAAGGCCCTGCAATCCGTGATGAACAAGAGAAACGTCGTGCAGAAGCAGTTAAAGTTGCATTAGGTAAGTAA
- a CDS encoding TIGR00153 family protein, with product MPVNTIMGLFAKSPIKPLQRHVVCVNECCSHLVKFFEVSSKGDWEKAAEIRAQISHLEKEADVLKREIRLKLPRGLFMPVDRTDMLELLTQQDKLANLSKDIAGRVYGRQLVIPEALQPNFLAYVQRCLDAADQAQKVINELDELLETGFKGREVTLVAEMIHQLDVIEDDTDAMQIELRQQLMAIEADMNPIDVMFLYKILEWVGGIADQAQRVGARLEVMLSRS from the coding sequence ATGCCAGTAAATACAATTATGGGGTTATTTGCAAAGTCCCCAATTAAGCCTTTGCAGCGCCACGTTGTGTGTGTCAACGAATGTTGTTCACACCTGGTTAAGTTCTTTGAAGTTTCTTCAAAAGGTGACTGGGAAAAAGCAGCTGAAATCCGTGCTCAAATTTCTCACCTAGAGAAAGAAGCGGACGTGCTGAAACGTGAAATCCGTCTAAAACTGCCTCGCGGTTTGTTTATGCCAGTCGATCGTACTGACATGCTTGAACTTCTGACTCAACAAGACAAGCTCGCTAACCTGTCAAAAGACATTGCTGGCCGTGTATATGGTCGTCAACTTGTCATTCCTGAGGCTCTCCAACCAAACTTCCTCGCATACGTTCAACGTTGTCTTGATGCGGCTGATCAGGCGCAAAAAGTTATCAACGAACTTGATGAACTCCTAGAGACCGGCTTCAAAGGCCGTGAAGTAACGCTCGTTGCTGAAATGATTCATCAGTTGGACGTAATTGAAGATGACACCGATGCAATGCAGATTGAACTTCGCCAACAACTTATGGCGATTGAAGCTGACATGAATCCTATCGATGTCATGTTCTTGTACAAGATTCTTGAATGGGTAGGTGGCATTGCCGACCAAGCGCAGCGCGTAGGTGCTCGTTTGGAAGTCATGCTATCTCGATCTTAA
- a CDS encoding TIGR04211 family SH3 domain-containing protein, protein MKKLIITVLFTLLAAPAALAADRYISDDLFTFMHSGPNNTYRIMGSVNAGSKVQLLQTNKDTGYTQIRDARGRTGWVQSKFVTNQESMAIRLPRVEKELKEVKEQLANARQNSDTEKAGLVTSLETRNQQISDLEKKYSEISDQLTSVETENRELRAKLDTQKDDMLLKYFTYGGGVAGLGLLFGLVLPHLIPRRKKSPAGWA, encoded by the coding sequence GTGAAAAAACTAATCATCACGGTTTTGTTTACTTTGCTAGCAGCGCCAGCGGCACTAGCGGCAGACCGTTATATTTCTGATGACCTATTCACTTTTATGCACTCTGGTCCAAACAACACTTACCGCATTATGGGCAGTGTTAACGCAGGCTCTAAAGTACAACTTCTTCAAACAAACAAAGACACGGGTTACACACAAATCCGTGACGCTCGTGGCCGTACAGGCTGGGTGCAAAGCAAGTTTGTTACGAACCAAGAAAGCATGGCAATTCGCCTTCCTCGCGTAGAGAAAGAGCTGAAAGAAGTGAAAGAGCAACTAGCAAACGCACGCCAGAACTCAGACACCGAAAAAGCGGGTCTAGTGACATCACTAGAAACGCGCAACCAACAGATTTCTGACCTAGAGAAGAAATACTCTGAAATCAGCGACCAGCTTACTTCTGTTGAAACAGAAAACCGCGAACTTCGCGCGAAGCTAGACACGCAAAAAGATGACATGCTACTGAAGTACTTCACTTACGGTGGTGGTGTTGCAGGTCTTGGCCTGCTATTTGGTTTGGTACTGCCACACCTGATTCCTCGCAGAAAGAAATCGCCAGCAGGTTGGGCATAA